In Agromyces archimandritae, one genomic interval encodes:
- a CDS encoding four-carbon acid sugar kinase family protein translates to MRLDTLLAPLPEPVAVTAAEVRAAQHPDAVLVVLDDDPTGTQSVAGLPVLTRWERADLDGAFATGAPAVYVLTNSRSLGERQAARRNREVVAVALAAARAAGKQVTFVSRSDSTLRGHFPLETDVLAEEIVAHGGERPALTLLVPAFPDAGRITVDSVHYWVVDGEATPVGETPFAADATFGFAASSLDEWVAEKTHGRIAADAVAPLTIDIIRGGVDDVEAFLGALAPGTIVAVDAVEESDLRVVALALHRLDAEVLLRVGPPYARAHIGQDIARPVEPADIPFAHERGGLVVVGSHVPLTTAQLAELKRARPGTATIELDVRRLIDERREAHLDEQARATAAALEQGTVIVHTSRELITGADGAASLDIARRVSSGVVELVRRVLELAPPRFVIAKGGITSSDVASEALEIRRATVLGPMLPGIVSLWQPETGPAVGIPYIVFAGNVGDEGSLAAVVAKLAGPADTAGADADPGTGTEPGAEER, encoded by the coding sequence GCCGCCGAGGTGCGTGCCGCCCAGCATCCCGATGCCGTGCTCGTCGTGCTCGACGACGACCCCACCGGCACGCAGTCCGTGGCCGGTCTGCCCGTGCTCACCCGCTGGGAACGCGCCGACCTCGACGGCGCCTTCGCGACCGGTGCACCGGCGGTCTACGTGCTGACGAACAGCCGTTCCCTCGGCGAGCGCCAGGCCGCCCGCCGCAATCGCGAGGTCGTCGCCGTCGCCCTGGCCGCGGCCCGCGCGGCCGGCAAGCAGGTCACCTTCGTCTCCCGCAGCGATTCGACGCTGCGCGGCCACTTCCCCCTCGAGACCGATGTGCTCGCCGAGGAGATCGTCGCGCACGGCGGCGAGCGGCCGGCGCTGACGCTGCTCGTGCCGGCGTTCCCCGATGCGGGGCGCATCACGGTCGATTCGGTGCACTACTGGGTCGTCGACGGCGAGGCGACGCCGGTCGGCGAGACCCCGTTCGCGGCGGATGCGACGTTCGGTTTCGCCGCGAGCAGCCTCGACGAGTGGGTGGCCGAGAAGACGCACGGGCGCATCGCGGCGGATGCCGTGGCGCCCCTCACGATCGACATCATCCGCGGCGGCGTCGACGATGTCGAGGCGTTCCTGGGTGCGCTCGCGCCGGGCACGATCGTCGCGGTGGATGCCGTGGAGGAGTCCGATCTGCGCGTCGTCGCCCTCGCCCTGCACCGGCTGGACGCCGAGGTGCTGCTGCGCGTCGGCCCGCCGTATGCGCGCGCCCACATCGGGCAGGACATCGCGCGCCCCGTGGAGCCCGCCGACATCCCGTTCGCGCATGAACGCGGCGGCCTGGTCGTCGTCGGCAGCCATGTGCCGCTGACGACGGCGCAGCTCGCTGAACTGAAGCGGGCCCGCCCGGGCACGGCGACGATCGAGCTCGACGTGCGCCGCCTCATCGACGAGCGCCGCGAGGCGCACCTCGACGAGCAGGCCCGGGCGACCGCGGCCGCCCTCGAGCAGGGCACCGTCATCGTGCACACGAGCCGCGAACTCATCACCGGCGCCGACGGCGCCGCGAGCCTCGACATCGCCCGCCGCGTCTCGAGCGGCGTCGTCGAACTGGTGCGGCGCGTGCTGGAACTCGCCCCACCGCGCTTCGTGATCGCCAAGGGCGGGATCACGTCGAGCGATGTCGCCAGCGAAGCCCTCGAGATCCGCCGCGCCACGGTGCTCGGCCCGATGCTGCCGGGCATCGTGTCACTGTGGCAGCCGGAGACCGGCCCGGCGGTCGGCATCCCGTACATCGTCTTCGCCGGCAACGTCGGCGACGAGGGTTCGCTCGCGGCGGTCGTCGCGAAGCTCGCCGGCCCGGCCGACACGGCCGGCGCCGACGCTGACCCCGGCACCGGCACGGAACCCGGCGCCGAAGAACGCTGA
- a CDS encoding NAD(P)-dependent oxidoreductase, whose product MTSTVAVIGLGAMGLPMAARLAERFEVRGFDIAAERVALAAESGVAPAASAVEAISGADAVLVAVRNGAQLDALLFGEGGLADHLDRGSVVILTSTVGTDGIADIAARLAEHGADLVDAPLSGGPLRAREGDLLIVVGARPTALEAARPVLEQLASTLSIVGDKPGDGQALKTVNQLLCGVHIAAAAEALALADALGLDREKTLEALTAGAANSFMLGNRGPRALQAYDEGGAEVLSRLDIFVKDLGIVGDAARRAHLSTPVAAAAEQLFLLGEAQGLGAQDDSAVIRVVAPERRP is encoded by the coding sequence ATGACCTCCACCGTCGCCGTCATCGGTCTCGGCGCCATGGGGCTGCCGATGGCCGCCCGCCTCGCCGAGCGCTTCGAGGTGCGCGGTTTCGACATCGCCGCCGAACGCGTCGCCCTCGCCGCCGAGTCGGGCGTCGCGCCCGCCGCCTCGGCCGTCGAGGCGATCTCGGGTGCGGATGCCGTGCTCGTCGCCGTGCGCAACGGCGCCCAGCTCGACGCGCTGCTCTTCGGCGAGGGCGGCCTCGCCGACCATCTCGACCGGGGATCCGTCGTCATCCTCACGAGCACCGTCGGCACCGACGGCATCGCCGACATCGCCGCCCGGCTCGCCGAGCACGGTGCCGACCTCGTCGACGCCCCGCTCTCGGGCGGACCGCTCCGTGCGCGCGAGGGCGACCTGCTCATCGTCGTCGGCGCCCGCCCAACCGCGCTGGAGGCGGCGCGGCCCGTGCTCGAGCAGCTGGCATCCACCCTCTCGATCGTCGGCGACAAGCCCGGCGACGGGCAGGCGCTGAAGACCGTCAACCAGCTGCTGTGCGGCGTGCACATCGCCGCCGCCGCCGAGGCCCTCGCCCTCGCCGACGCCCTCGGGCTCGACCGCGAGAAGACCCTCGAGGCACTGACGGCCGGTGCCGCGAACTCGTTCATGCTCGGCAACCGCGGCCCCCGCGCCCTGCAGGCCTACGACGAGGGCGGCGCCGAGGTGCTCAGCCGCCTCGACATCTTCGTCAAGGACCTCGGCATCGTCGGCGACGCCGCACGCCGTGCGCACCTGTCGACGCCGGTGGCCGCCGCCGCCGAGCAGCTCTTCCTCCTCGGAGAAGCCCAGGGCCTCGGCGCCCAGGACGACTCCGCCGTGATCCGCGTCGTCGCTCCCGAGCGGCGCCCGTAG
- a CDS encoding GntP family transporter, giving the protein MTLPLPALILIGLAGLGLLLLLIIRFKMQAFYALILVSILVGLAAGLPMTTIPATDDAPEQLGIIQAIIAGVGGTLGSVAVLVALGSMLGKIIELSGGADALAGKFTGWLGPKRVGIALVIAAGILAIPVFFDAGFIILVPIVFAFSKVAGLNPIKFGLPVAGIMLAVHVAVPPHPGIVGGSTILGADIGWVTILSLAISVPLAVLSFYAAKVVNRREYAMLPATKAMFDAFGTEEAASPNAGLRDGEKPASAWTVLLLILLPLVLIMLGTAVAPAFETGSFWHGFLSMIGQPIFALMVAIAAAMFFLGVRRGWSAGKLGEVMESALPGAAVIILVTGAGGAFGRILTETGIGGAVAEVLASSGMPILLAAFLISLIMRAAQGSATVAIATTAGLMLPTVAVLGLDPIHTALVAVAIGYGGLGLSHVNDSGFWVVTRYLGLSVKDGLRTWTPLTTVLGVAGFLLTWLLYAVIPMS; this is encoded by the coding sequence ATGACGCTTCCTCTTCCCGCCCTGATCCTGATCGGGCTCGCCGGCCTCGGCCTGCTGCTCCTGCTCATCATCAGGTTCAAAATGCAGGCGTTCTACGCCCTGATCCTCGTGTCGATCCTCGTCGGCCTGGCCGCGGGCCTGCCGATGACGACGATCCCGGCCACGGACGACGCACCCGAGCAGCTCGGCATCATCCAGGCGATCATCGCCGGCGTCGGCGGAACGCTCGGCTCGGTCGCCGTGCTCGTGGCGCTCGGATCGATGCTCGGCAAGATCATCGAACTCTCCGGCGGGGCGGATGCGCTCGCGGGCAAGTTCACCGGATGGCTCGGCCCGAAGCGGGTCGGCATCGCGCTCGTGATCGCCGCCGGCATCCTCGCGATCCCGGTGTTCTTCGACGCCGGCTTCATCATCCTCGTGCCGATCGTGTTCGCGTTCTCGAAGGTCGCCGGCCTGAACCCGATCAAGTTCGGCCTGCCGGTCGCGGGCATCATGCTCGCCGTGCACGTGGCCGTGCCGCCGCACCCCGGCATCGTCGGCGGATCCACCATCCTCGGCGCCGACATCGGCTGGGTCACGATCCTGTCGCTGGCGATCTCGGTGCCGCTCGCGGTGCTGTCGTTTTATGCCGCGAAGGTCGTCAACCGCCGCGAGTACGCGATGCTGCCGGCCACGAAGGCGATGTTCGACGCCTTCGGCACCGAAGAGGCGGCCTCCCCGAACGCGGGCCTCCGCGACGGCGAGAAGCCGGCGAGCGCCTGGACGGTGCTGCTGCTCATCCTGCTGCCGCTCGTCCTCATCATGCTCGGCACGGCCGTCGCGCCGGCGTTCGAGACCGGCTCGTTCTGGCACGGCTTCCTGTCGATGATCGGCCAGCCGATCTTCGCGCTCATGGTCGCGATCGCCGCGGCGATGTTCTTCCTCGGCGTGCGCCGCGGCTGGTCGGCCGGCAAGCTCGGCGAGGTCATGGAGTCGGCGCTGCCCGGTGCTGCGGTCATCATCCTCGTCACGGGTGCCGGCGGCGCGTTCGGCCGCATCCTCACCGAGACCGGCATCGGCGGTGCGGTCGCCGAGGTCCTCGCCTCCAGCGGCATGCCGATCCTGCTGGCCGCGTTCCTCATCTCGCTCATCATGCGCGCCGCGCAGGGTTCGGCGACGGTCGCGATCGCGACGACGGCGGGCCTCATGCTGCCGACGGTCGCGGTGCTCGGCCTGGACCCGATCCACACCGCCCTCGTCGCGGTCGCGATCGGTTACGGCGGCCTCGGCCTCAGCCACGTGAACGACTCGGGCTTCTGGGTCGTGACCCGCTACCTCGGCCTCTCGGTCAAGGACGGTCTGCGCACCTGGACGCCGCTGACGACCGTGCTCGGCGTCGCCGGCTTCCTGCTGACGTGGCTGCTGTACGCGGTCATCCCGATGAGCTGA
- a CDS encoding AMP-binding protein yields the protein MTHRPDQAIDGDGYGTLSAASILAETARRTPAAPALHFMGATIPYGRLWDEARAYAGALQARGIGPGDRVAMIVPNVPDFARVYYAALALGAIVVPVHLLFKAEEIEFVLRDSGADLVVVAAPMLAEAAPAAAAAGVPLVTVLLPVDAAGAAPGGAGADGGAPASTAAGALPRLEAEAAAATPIARIVPTRPTDAATILYTSGTTGTPKGAVGSHLAIVEQVHTALIDSFDMRADDVVFGGLPLFHAFGQTSVMNISFRRGASVILLPKFDPDAALELLNAHRATVFTGVPTMFVGMLEAAGRSEARPPLRFAVSGGAALPVAVLEAFAAAYGAEVHEGYGLTETAPTVSFNTVAEPIRPGTVGRPLWGVDVAVADDAVEGRIALLEEPGALGEIVVRGHNLMKGYLGRPDASAETVVDGWFRTGDLGSVDADGIVTITDRKKDMIVRNGYNVYPTEVEAVLARHPDVAMAAVFGIADAVHGQEVHVAVVAREGRAVDADAVIAFAKERIAAYKYPRVVHLVEELPIGASGKVLKRALVERFAAVPAE from the coding sequence ATGACCCACCGACCAGACCAGGCCATCGACGGCGACGGCTACGGAACCCTCTCGGCGGCGAGCATCCTCGCCGAGACCGCCCGCCGCACCCCCGCCGCCCCGGCGCTGCACTTCATGGGCGCCACCATCCCCTACGGGCGGCTGTGGGACGAGGCCCGCGCCTACGCCGGCGCCCTGCAGGCCCGCGGCATCGGGCCCGGCGACCGCGTCGCGATGATCGTGCCGAACGTGCCCGACTTCGCCCGCGTCTACTACGCCGCCCTCGCGCTCGGCGCGATCGTGGTGCCCGTGCACCTGCTGTTCAAGGCCGAGGAGATCGAGTTCGTGCTGCGCGACTCGGGCGCCGACCTCGTCGTCGTCGCAGCGCCCATGCTCGCCGAGGCGGCTCCGGCGGCTGCGGCGGCGGGCGTTCCGCTCGTCACAGTGCTGCTGCCGGTGGATGCCGCGGGCGCCGCGCCCGGCGGCGCAGGCGCAGACGGGGGCGCTCCGGCATCCACTGCGGCCGGCGCCCTGCCCCGCCTCGAAGCCGAAGCCGCCGCCGCGACCCCCATCGCCCGGATCGTGCCGACGCGGCCCACCGACGCCGCGACGATCCTCTACACGAGCGGCACCACCGGCACGCCCAAGGGCGCCGTCGGCTCGCACCTCGCGATCGTCGAACAGGTGCACACCGCCCTCATCGACTCCTTCGACATGCGTGCCGACGATGTCGTCTTCGGCGGGCTGCCGCTCTTCCACGCCTTCGGGCAGACGTCGGTGATGAACATCTCGTTCCGCCGCGGCGCATCCGTCATCCTGCTGCCGAAGTTCGACCCCGACGCTGCGCTCGAACTGCTGAACGCCCACCGCGCGACCGTGTTCACCGGCGTTCCCACCATGTTCGTCGGCATGCTCGAAGCCGCCGGCCGTTCGGAGGCCCGCCCGCCGTTGCGCTTCGCCGTCTCGGGCGGGGCGGCCCTGCCCGTCGCCGTGCTCGAAGCGTTCGCCGCCGCCTACGGCGCCGAAGTGCACGAAGGCTACGGCCTCACCGAAACCGCCCCGACCGTATCCTTCAACACCGTCGCCGAACCCATCCGCCCCGGCACGGTCGGCCGGCCCCTCTGGGGCGTCGACGTCGCCGTGGCCGACGACGCCGTCGAAGGGCGCATCGCGCTGCTCGAGGAACCCGGCGCCCTCGGCGAGATCGTCGTGCGCGGGCATAACCTCATGAAGGGGTATCTCGGCCGGCCCGATGCCTCTGCCGAGACCGTCGTCGACGGATGGTTCCGCACCGGCGACCTCGGCAGTGTCGACGCCGACGGCATCGTCACGATCACCGACCGCAAGAAGGACATGATCGTCCGCAACGGCTACAACGTGTACCCCACCGAGGTCGAAGCGGTGCTCGCCCGCCACCCCGACGTCGCCATGGCGGCCGTCTTCGGCATCGCCGACGCCGTGCACGGCCAGGAGGTGCACGTCGCCGTCGTCGCCCGCGAAGGCCGCGCCGTCGACGCGGACGCCGTGATCGCGTTCGCGAAGGAACGCATCGCCGCCTACAAGTACCCCCGCGTCGTGCACCTCGTCGAGGAGCTGCCCATCGGGGCGAGCGGCAAGGTGCTGAAGCGCGCGCTCGTCGAGCGCTTCGCGGCGGTGCCGGCGGAGTAG
- a CDS encoding acyl-CoA dehydrogenase family protein produces the protein MDFAPDARTEELTERLRAFIEDRVTPAEAELDAELAATPGEWGLRPVVGRLQAEARAAGLWNLFLPGDRGAGLTNLQYAPLAELTGRSPRLGPVAVNCAAPDTGNMELLAEFGTPAQQAEWLEPLLDARIRSAFCMTEPAVASSDATNIATRIRRDGDEYVITGRKWWSTGAMNPDARLFIVMGKTDPDAPRHRQQSMILVPRDTPGVRIVRPLTVFGYDDRDHGGHAEIDFDEVRVPAANLLGGEGEGFAIAQARLGPGRIHHCMRAIGMGERALDLVRDRAGERVAFGRPLAEQGVVREWIAEARIELEALRLLVLKTAWLMDTVGNRAAMTEIQAIKIAVPRAVQRILDRAIQVFGAAGLSDDTPLAEMFAGARALRLADGPDEVHLSALGKAELRR, from the coding sequence ATGGACTTCGCACCCGACGCCCGCACCGAGGAGCTCACCGAACGCCTGCGCGCGTTCATCGAGGACCGCGTCACGCCCGCCGAGGCCGAGCTCGACGCCGAACTCGCCGCGACGCCCGGCGAATGGGGCCTCCGGCCCGTCGTCGGCCGGCTGCAGGCCGAGGCCCGCGCCGCCGGGCTCTGGAACCTCTTCCTTCCCGGCGACCGCGGCGCCGGCCTCACGAACCTGCAATACGCGCCCCTGGCCGAACTCACCGGCCGCAGCCCCCGCCTCGGGCCCGTCGCCGTCAACTGCGCAGCCCCCGACACCGGCAACATGGAACTCCTCGCCGAATTCGGCACACCCGCCCAGCAGGCCGAATGGCTGGAACCCCTGCTCGACGCGCGCATCCGCTCCGCGTTCTGCATGACCGAACCCGCCGTCGCCTCCTCCGACGCGACGAACATCGCCACCCGCATCCGCCGCGACGGCGACGAATACGTCATCACCGGCCGCAAATGGTGGTCGACGGGCGCGATGAACCCCGACGCGCGCCTCTTCATCGTCATGGGCAAAACCGACCCCGACGCCCCGCGGCACCGGCAGCAGTCGATGATCCTCGTGCCGCGCGACACCCCCGGCGTGCGGATCGTGCGCCCCCTCACCGTCTTCGGCTACGACGACCGCGACCACGGCGGCCACGCCGAGATCGACTTCGACGAGGTGCGCGTGCCGGCCGCGAACCTGCTCGGCGGCGAAGGCGAGGGCTTCGCGATCGCGCAGGCGCGCCTCGGGCCGGGGCGGATCCACCACTGCATGCGCGCCATCGGCATGGGCGAACGCGCCCTCGACCTCGTCCGCGACCGCGCCGGCGAACGGGTCGCGTTCGGGCGGCCCCTGGCCGAACAGGGCGTCGTGCGCGAGTGGATCGCCGAAGCCCGCATCGAGCTCGAAGCCCTCAGGCTGCTCGTGCTGAAGACCGCCTGGCTCATGGACACCGTCGGCAACCGCGCCGCGATGACCGAGATCCAGGCGATCAAGATCGCCGTGCCGCGGGCCGTGCAGCGCATCCTCGACCGCGCCATCCAGGTCTTCGGCGCCGCCGGCCTCTCCGACGACACCCCGCTCGCCGAGATGTTCGCCGGCGCTCGGGCGCTGCGCCTGGCCGACGGACCCGACGAAGTGCACCTCTCCGCGCTCGGGAAGGCCGAGCTCCGACGCTAG
- a CDS encoding phosphotransferase family protein yields MTEVPGLDVDGLARWLDSAHPELVDGAGPKPAEADGAAGAADLAEAGAGASDGGAAPHGIRTLRASVIAGGRSNLTYRIDGARIPLVLRRPPLGHVLSSAHDMAREHRVITALAGTAVPVPRTVDLVDDTAAGEVTGTPFFLMERVDGTVLNDPAQNAAYTPAGLHTLGIELAETLAELHGIDPASVGLADFGRPAGYLARQLSTWRRQYDASRSRELPGLDRLQERLGETVPDEGAGADAAGSGIRSGIVHGDYRLDNAIVAGPAGAPRIAAVLDWEMATLGDPLVDLGMLGLYWNIADIPGGASVAASSVDPAAGYPVFDELVDAYAARAGIRTPDLGWYRAFAAYKLAVILEGIHVRFRAGETVGAGFDRIGELVAPLAEEGLAHAAKLPASTAGRI; encoded by the coding sequence ATGACCGAAGTGCCCGGACTCGACGTCGATGGGCTCGCGCGCTGGCTCGACAGCGCGCACCCGGAGTTGGTCGACGGCGCAGGGCCGAAGCCCGCGGAGGCCGACGGTGCGGCGGGAGCGGCCGACCTCGCGGAGGCCGGGGCCGGGGCGAGCGACGGGGGCGCGGCGCCCCACGGCATCCGCACCCTGCGGGCGAGCGTCATCGCCGGGGGCCGGTCGAACCTCACCTACCGCATCGACGGGGCGCGCATCCCGCTCGTGCTGCGGCGGCCGCCGCTCGGGCACGTGCTCTCGAGCGCGCACGACATGGCTCGCGAACACCGCGTCATCACGGCGCTCGCCGGCACGGCGGTGCCCGTTCCGCGCACGGTCGACCTCGTCGACGACACGGCGGCCGGCGAGGTCACCGGCACCCCCTTCTTCCTCATGGAGCGCGTCGACGGAACCGTCCTGAATGACCCCGCGCAGAACGCCGCATACACCCCGGCGGGCCTGCACACCCTCGGCATCGAGCTGGCCGAGACCCTCGCCGAACTGCACGGCATCGACCCCGCGAGCGTGGGCCTGGCCGACTTCGGCCGGCCCGCCGGCTACCTCGCCCGGCAGCTGTCGACGTGGCGGCGCCAATACGACGCCTCGCGCTCGCGCGAGCTGCCCGGCCTCGACCGTCTGCAGGAGCGGCTCGGCGAGACCGTTCCCGATGAGGGTGCGGGTGCGGATGCCGCGGGCTCCGGCATCCGCTCGGGCATCGTGCACGGCGACTACCGCCTCGACAACGCGATCGTCGCCGGCCCCGCAGGCGCGCCGCGCATCGCCGCCGTCCTGGACTGGGAGATGGCGACCCTCGGCGACCCGCTCGTCGACCTCGGCATGCTCGGCCTGTACTGGAACATCGCCGACATCCCGGGCGGCGCATCCGTCGCTGCGAGCTCCGTCGACCCGGCCGCCGGGTACCCCGTCTTCGACGAACTCGTCGACGCGTATGCGGCGCGCGCCGGCATCCGCACCCCCGACCTCGGGTGGTATCGGGCGTTCGCGGCATACAAGCTCGCCGTCATCCTCGAGGGCATCCACGTCCGGTTCCGGGCAGGCGAGACCGTCGGGGCCGGGTTCGACCGGATCGGGGAGCTCGTCGCACCGCTCGCCGAAGAGGGGCTCGCGCATGCGGCGAAGCTCCCGGCATCCACCGCGGGGAGGATCTGA